GTATCGGGGCGTCGATCGGGCAACCGACGTCATTAGTTTCGCCATTGAAGATGACGATGATGACGATGATTTCCCCATTGTGATGGATGAAGAATTGAAAGAGTCAATTCCTGAAAATATTGGTGACATCTTCGTTTCCGTTGATAAAGTTGCCGAACAGGCCGATTATCTTGGCCACTCGTTTGAACGGGAATTGGGTTTCCTGTGCGTTCATGGGTTCTTACACCTGAACGGTTACGATCATATGAAGAAAGCTGATGCGGATGTCATGTTTCCGCTTCAAAAAGAGATTTTAAATGCTTATGGACTCAAAAGATAACCGCAAGCCACAATTGGATAAGAATAAGTCGTTTCTTCAATCAGTCGGCCACGCTCTTGAAGGCATTAAACGACTGCTGTTGGAAGAGCGAAATTTTCGGATTGACTTGGTTGTGGCAATCATTGTATTAACTTTCGCCATTGTCATGAAGATTAGCATCAACGAGTGGCTCTGGCTGTTCGCGGCTTTTTTCTCAGTGATTGGGTCGGAAGTCTTAAACACCGTTGTTGAAAACGTCGTTGACCTCATTGTTGGTCACCACTTTGACGCTTTGGCCAAAAGAGCGAAAGATGTTGCTGCTGGTGGTGTGTTACTATCAGCGCTGTTTGCTGTGATCATCGGGATGTTGATCTTTGTCCCGAGATTCATTGCATTATTAAATTAAGAGGAGTAAGAAATGGATAATCCAGATTTTCATTCAGGCTTTATTGCCATTGTTGGTCGGCCAAACGTTGGTAAATCAACTTTTTTAAACCGGGTCATTGGTCAAAAGATTGCGATTATGAGCGACAAGCCGCAAACCACCAGAAACAAGATTCAAGGGGTTTACACGACGAAAGAAGCTCAAATTGTCTTTATTGACACCCCCGGTATTCATAAACCACAGAACAAACTTGGTGATTTCATGATGGAATCAGCTTTGTCTGCTTTAAAAGAGGTTGATGCGGTGTTGTTTATGGTCAACGCCACTGAACATCGCGGTGCAGGGGATAATTTCATTATCGACCAGCTGAAAAACGTTGATAAGCCAATTTATCTACTGATCAACAAGATTGACGAAATTTCTCCCGATGACATTATGCCGATCATCGAGCAACACAAGAACGCCTTGGAATTCAAGGATGTTTATCCAATCTCGGCGCTTCAGGGCAATAATGTGCCCGAATTGATCGACACCTTAATTAAAGAATTGCCCAACGGACCTCAATATTATCCAGCTGATGAGGTAACCGATCATCCCGAACGATTTGTGATTTCAGAATTGATCCGAGAAAAAGTGCTTGAATTAACCCGCCAGGAAATTCCTCATTCAACTGCGGTCGTGATTGAAAGTATCAAGACAGAAGACAGTCTTTTGAGAATTCGGGCCACAATTATTGTGGAACGTGATGGCCAAAAGGGAATTGTCATTGGTAAAGGCGGCTCGATGTTAAAGAAAATTGGGACACTTGCCAGAAAAGACATCGAAAATATGATGGGCAACAAAGTCTTTCTCGAACTGTGGGTCAAAGTTGAACCTCACTGGCGCGATAAGGCCAACCTGCTCAATTCTTACGGTTACCGCAAAGATAATTATTAGAGGTGAATCAGTTTGTCAAAAGGTCAGCGAACGGATTTTAATGGCATTTTGCTTTATACAAAAGCCTATCGGGAACATGACCTGCTGATAAAATTTCTCACCAGAGAATTCGGCAAAAAAATGTTCCTGGTTAGAGGCGCCAAACGCCCACGGTTCAAGATGCGTTCAGCAATTTTGCCGTTTACCTACGGGCTATATGGCGGCGATATTAAAGAATCAGGATTGTCGTATATTCTCAACGATAAACAGTTAGTGCACTTCCAAAACATTAGTGAAGATATCACTAAGAATGCCTATGCCACTTATATCATGTCATTGATTGATATGGCTTATCCGGATGGTGAGCCGATTGCCACTTGGTATGACAAGCTGTTGACCGGCCTGCAACTGATTGACCAAGGCTTTGATGAACAGATCATCACGAATATCTTTGAGGTCCAGCTGCTGAATGCTTACGGCGTTGCACCAAATTGGGTGGATTGCACGATCTGTCACCGAACGGATCTGCCTTTTGATTATTCTGAGGCCTACGGTGGGCTGTTGTGTCAGAATCATTGGAACAAGGATCCATACCGGATGCACTTGGATGCCCGCACAATTTACTATCTTCGGCTGTTTTCGGTAGTTGACTTATCCAAACTAACCCATATCAAGGTTAACGATCGGACCAAAAAAGCTTTGCGGGAAGTTCTCGACCAGATTTATTCAAGAAGTGTCGGTGTCGTTCCAAAAAGTAAACACTTTATTGATCAGTTGGGAAAATTCAAATTATAACTGATAACGGCGTTGACAATATTTTGATTGTCAACTATGATTATTTTTGAAATAAATAATTCAATGATGACAAAAGAAATGACAGGATGGACCCTTGTAGCGAAATCAGGATAGTGGGAGCTGATTATCGTCGGTACTGTCAATGGCGCTTTTCGAGTTGAACAATTAAGTGCTGGTAGTAATACCAGAAGTAGGGTGGAACCGCGATTTCATCGTCCCTATGTTGAGTGGCTTAGTCTATAAGTCGTTGAACATAGGGACTTTTTTTATGCGTTTGAATAATTAGGAGGAAAATTTATGACTGAAAAATTATCAGTTCAAGAGATTATCCTGCGGCTGCAGCAATATTGGTCAGCCCAGGGATGTATGTTAATGCAAGCTTACGATACCGAAAAGGGTGCTGGAACCATGAGCCCCTATACTTTCTTACGGGCAATCGGTCCGGAACCGTGGAATGCCGCTTACGTGGAACCTTCTCGTCGTCCGGCTGACGGTCGTTATGGTGAGAACCCCAACCGTTTGTATCAACATCATCAATTCCAAGTGATTATGAAGCCTTCTCCGGAAAACATCCAAGAGTTATATCTGAACAGTTTAAAAGAATTGGGAATCAATCCCTTGGAGCATGATATTCGGTTTGTTGAAGACAACTGGGAAAACCCATCTATGGGCTGTGCCGGTGTTGGTTGGGAAGTTTGGCTGGACGGAATGGAAATCACTCAGTTCACCTACTTCCAAATCGTTGGTGGCCTGGAAATGGATCCGGTCGCTTCAGAAATTACTTACGGATTGGAACGCCTTTCTTCATACGTTCAAGACGTTAATTCGGTCTTTGATTTGAACTGGTCTGACGATGTTAAATACGGTGATATTTTCAAAGAGCCTGAATATGAGCATTCCAAATACAGTTTTGAAGTTTCCAACCAAGAGATGTTGTTGACCCTGTTTAATGATTATGAACGTGAGGCCAAACGCCTGTTGGACCAAGATTTGGTTCACCCGGCCTATGATTACATCCTCAAGTGCAGCCATACTTTTAATCTGTTGGATGCCAGAGGGGCTGTTTCAGTGACTGAACGAGCCGGCTATCTGTCCAGAATTCGCAACTTAGCCCGTTCGGTTGCCAAAGAGTTTGTGGAAGCACGCAAACGACTCGGCTTCCCACTCATTAAAGACGAAAAGAAACGCCAAGCACTATTAAAAGACGACAAGGAGGAGAAATAATGGCTAATAATTTCTTATTAGAAATCGGATTGGAAGAAATTCCGGCGCACGTGGTCACCCCAAGCATCAAGCAACTAAAGAAGCGTGCCAGTGATTTCTTGAAGGATCAACGGATTTCATTTGCTGAGATTAAAACGTTCAGTACTCCCCGTCGTTTGGCACTTTACATTACTGATTTAGCTGACAAACAGCCTGATATTGACAAATCTGTTAAGGGTCCGGCCAAAAAAATTGCCCAGGATAGTGACGGTAATTGGACCAAAGCGGCGATTGGCTTCTCACGCGGGCAGGGTGCAACTCCTGATGACATCACCTTTAAGGATGTTAAGGGCGTTGAGTACGTCTTCGTTGAAAAACACATTGCCGGTAAATCACTTAAAGAAATTTTGCCGGGGATGAAGGATGTCATTACCGCCATGACTTTCCCAACCATGATGAAATGGGGGACGTATTCGTTTGAATATGTCCGCCCAATCAAATGGCTGGTGGCCTTGTTGAACGATAAGGTGATTCCCTTCAAGATTTTGGATGTCGACACGGATCGGATGACATCTGGTCACCGTTTCATAGGCAAGGATATTGAACTTGCCAATGCCGACGAATACGAAGAAAAACTGACTGAACAGTATGTCGTCGCCGACGCCGTCAAACGCAAGGAATTAATTACCAAGCAGATTAACAAGATTGCTGCCGACAACAATTGGCAGATCAACCTGGATCCCGATTTATTGGAAGAAGTCAATAACTTGGTTGAATGGCCAACCGCGTTCTTTGGCAACTTTGATGAAAAATACCTTGCCATCCCTGATGAAGTCCTAATCACTTCCATGAAGGATCATCAACGCTTCTTCTACGTGACCGATCAAGACGGCAAACTTTTGCCGCACTTCATCTCAGTTCGTAACGGTAATGATTATGATATTCAAAATGTGGTTGCCGGAAACGAAAAAGTCTTGACTGCCAGACTCGATGATGCAATGTTCTTCTACCAAGAAGATCAAAAGAAATCGATTGCCGATTACGTTGAGCGGCTGAAGAAAGTCAGCTTCCACGATAAGATTTCAACAATGTATGAGAAGATGCAACGAGTCCAAGTGATTTCAAAACACCTTGGGAATCTCGCCGGCCTATCCGAGCAGGAGCTCAAGGACCTTGAGCGGGCCGCTTCGATTTACAAATTTGATTTGGTTACCGGAATGGTTGGTGAATTTGCAGAACTCCAAGGGGTCATGGGCGACAAATATGCCTTGTTAAAGGGTGAAGATCAAGCTGTTGCCACCGCGATTTCTGAACATTACATGCCAATTTCGGCAAATGGTGAGCTGCCAAAGACCAACGTCGGTTCAATTTTGGCAATTGCTGACAAACTGGACAGTATTTTGACGTTCTTTGCTGCCGGGATGATCCCAAGTGGCTCAAACGATCCGTATGCACTCCGTCGCCAAGCAACCGGAGTGGTTCGAATTGTGGCTGATAAGCAGTTAAACTTTGATTTGGACCAGACTTTGAATCTGTTAATTGATCGAGAAGATCAAGCGTCAGTTGCACCAAAACTGGATATGAAAGCCCAAGTTCCTGCCGTCAGTGACTTTGTCAAAGATCGGATCAAACAGTACTTGGACGACTTGGGAGTTCGTTACGACATTGCCGATGCGGTGACCTCTGGTTCCCACACCAATATCCTGTTCAACATTGCCAGTGCCAAAACACTGCAGGATCATAAAGACGACCCCGACTTCAAGGACATTATCGAATCGCTGACCCGAGTTCAGCGGATTGCCAAGAAGGGCGCCTTCAAGGCTGATGATTTAACGGTTGATCCGGCATTGTTTGAAAATGATTCCGAGAAGGCTTTGAATCAGGCTGTAGCAGCTGCTGCCAAGGATTACACTCACCAAAGCGCCGAAGAAGACTTTGGTCGTTTAGCTCAGCTCAAAGATAAAATTAATGACTATTTCGATGCCACCATGGTCATGGCCAAAGATGAAAAGCTGAAGAACAATCACTTGCGCCAACTCACAATGATTGCCAACATGATTATGTATCTCGGTGATCTCGATAAATTAGTTGTCAAAGGTTAATTTTGAGGGCTAATATTTGTACTAATTAATGTTTTATGATAATATTTAAATACGTATCGCCAGTAAAACAAGTCGCACTTTTGGGTGCGGCTTTTTACAGGTATTGATTCAGTTTTGAAGATGGGAGGCGAAGTAATGGCGAAGATCCCAGAAGATGTGATTGAAGAAATCAGGTCACAGGTTAACATTGTTGACGTTGTCTCCCAGTTTGTTCAATTGAAACAGTCCGGAAAGAATTTATTTGGCCTTTGTCCGTTTCATGAAGAGCGGACCCCATCTTTTTCCGTCTCGGAAGATAAACAGATTTTTCATTGTTTTAGCTGTGGCAGGGGCGGTAACGTCTTTAAGTTCATTATGGAGCTGCAGAATGTTTCCTTTCCTGAGGCAGTTAAAAAGGTCGCTGAGATGGAAAATATTTCTGTTGATGAGAAGTATTTCCGTGAAAGCGGCAGTTCCCAATCAAGTCCCGAAAACACACAACAAAAAGCATTAATTGATCTGCACGAGCAAAGCGTCAAGCTGTATCACCATATTTTGACCAATACCAAGATGGGCCAGCCAGCGCTCGATTATCTGCATAAACGTGGATTGACCGACCAGACGATTACCACTTATCAGTTGGGATATGCCCCGGCACAGCGGTTGCTGAAGCCATTTTTCGACGAGCGCAAAGTTGATTTTCAACTGCTGCGAAAATCTGGTCTGTTTTCTGAAGACCAGGATGGCAATTTGCGAGACCGTTTCGTCGACCGGGTGATGTATCCGATTCGAAACGGTTCCGGTCAAACGATTGCTTTTTCTGGGCGATTGTTAACCACTGATTCCGACATGCCGAAGTACCTGAACAGTCCTGAGACTGACATTTTCAACAAACGAAAAGTGTTATTCAACCTAGATTTGGCCAGGTCAAATATTCGCACCGGTGAGCCGGCAATTTTATTTGAAGGATTCATGGATGTTATTACTGCCTTTCAAGCAGGGATCAAGTCCGGAATCGCGTCGATGGGAACCAGTTTAACCGAGCAGCAGATCTATGACATCAAACGGATTACGCGCGAAGTCGTGATTTCCTATGATGGCGATACGCCTGGCCAAAAGGCGATCAAACGCGCCATTGATTCATTCAATGAACAGAAGAGCAATTTGGTGATGAAAATCATCTCGATACCTGATGGAATGGATCCTGATGAGTTCATTCGCAAAAAAGGTGCCGACGATTTTAAACAGTTGATTGACCATGCTCAGGCTCCAGTTGAGTTTGAATTGAATTATCTCAAAAAACAATACAATTTGGATTCTGAGATTGACCAAACTAATTACATTGCTGAAGCTTTAAAGCTGATTAGCCGAGTGGATTCCGGCATTTCACGGGATCTTTACCTTAACCGGTTGGCGGATGAATTTTCAGTGGCCAAGCAACTGCTGCAACAGCAGTTAGCACCATTGATCAGACAACCCGCCCCGGCGGCTGAACCGCATCAATACCACAAGCAGGTTCAGGTCGTTAAACAGCAAAAGCATTTCTCGTTAGTTGAGAAAGCCGAAATGCAGCTGATGAACCGCATGCTGCACTACCATGATATTTGGTTAAAGGTAAGTAATGTTTCGGGGTTCGCATTTGTTGATGAACAGTACCAAATGTTGTACCTTTTAGCCGAGGGGTATTTTACCAAATTCGATGATTATAATGTTGCCACGTTCAGCAACCTGATTTCGGAAGACTCACTGCAAAGTCTATTAGTTGATATTGACATGCTCGAGCTTCCAGATAATCCGACCAATGCTGAAATCGATAGCTACTTAAACATTTTAATGCATCGAGCCCCGGTAGAGGAAAAGTTAAAGAAAAAGCGGGCAGAACTCAAGCAAGCCGTTAAGATTGGTGATGTTGACAAGCAACGTGCGTTAACGATTGAGATTGTTAAGCTTGAACAACAGAAGAGAATGAAGCAACAAGTATAACTTCAGGAGGCGTTTTGATGGCTACTAAAAAAACCGACGATAAAGTAACAGAAACAAAGACTGCCACAGCTAAGAAGGCAACTGCAGCTAAGAAAACGACTGCATCAAAGACCAGTACCAAGGCCAAGTCAACCAAAGCGAAGACAACTAAGGCCAAGACTACCAAAAAAGCTGACAAGCCATACAAGAAGGAATTTGACGCCATTGTTAAGGCTAATAAGCCAATTGGCCATATTACCTATGACGAATTGGAAAAGAAGATTGAAAAGCCTTATTCTCTGAGTGAAAAGGATATGGAAGGCCTCTTGGAGAGTATCGAGGACTCCGGGATCAGTGTCGTTGATGAAAACGGCGATCCGGATCCGCGAGCCATCGGTGCGGCTAAGAAAGTGACCAAGAAGGAACTTTCTGATGTTTCCGCGCCCACTGGTGTGAAAATTAACGATCCTGTCCGAATGTACCTGAAAGAAATTGGTCGAGTTTCACTTCTGAGTGCTGACCAGGAAATTTCATTGGCCAAGCGAATTGAAGCCGGTGACGAAGAAGCCAAGCAGGAACTTGCCGAAGCCAACTTACGGTTGGTGGTTTCAATTGCCAAGCGGTATGTTGGTCGAGGGATGCAATTCCTTGATCTGATTCAGGAAGGTAATATGGGCTTGATGAAGGCCGTTGAAAAGTTTGATTACCGTAAAGGATTCAAGTTCTCGACTTATGCAACTTGGTGGATTAGACAGGCTATCACCCGTGCGATTGCTGATCAGGCTCGGACAATTCGAATTCCAGTTCATATGGTTGAAACAATTAACAAGTTGATTCGAATTCAACGACAATTACTGCAGGATCTTGGCCGTGAGCCATTACCTGAAGAAATTGGTGCCGAGATGGACATGCCAACTGAAAAGGTTCGAGAAATTCTAAAGATTGCTCAAGAACCGGTTTCCCTTGAAACCCCAATTGGTGAAGAGGACGACAGTCACCTTGGTGATTTCATTGAAGATCAGGATGCAACTTCTCCTGCTGACCATGCGGCTTATGAATTACTCAAAGAACAGCTCGAGAGCGTCCTTGATACGTTAACCGACCGTGAGGAAAATGTGTTACGATTGCGATTTGGTCTTGACGACGGTCGTACCCGCACGCTTGAAGAAGTGGGTAAAGTCTTTGGTGTGACTCGCGAACGAATTCGTCAGATTGAAGCCAAGGCATTAAGAAAGCTGCGTCACCCATCACGAAGCAAGCAGCTTAAAGATTTCTTGGATTAATTTAATATGATCATTAATCGAGTTGGGGCACTTCGGTGTTCCAACTTTTTTTGTCCGCTAAAATGGCCCTTCCAAGTAAAATGCCTCTCGGAATCTGTCATTTTCCATTAGGATAATTTATAATGAATTTATACACAAAATGAGGAGCAAAATATGAATAGCACGCATTTATCGAAACGACTACAAACGGTCAGTGACCACGTTGAACCTGGCAGCCGGCTGGCAGATATTGGCTCGGATCATGCCTACCTGCCGATTCACTTGGCTCAAAATCATATTATCGACTATGGCGTCGTCGGTGAGGTTGCCAAAGGACCGCTTGCCAACGCGACATCAGAAATTACTAAGGACCATTTGTTGGATATCCTTCATCCCCGACTTGCCGATGGCTTGGCAGCCATTGAACCCGGCGACGACATTGATGCCATCACCATCGCCGGCATGGGTGGCAACCTGATTACCCACATTTTGGAAGCTGGTAAGGCTAAATTAACCGGAAAAGAAAAGTTGATTCTCCAACCCAACGTCGGCGAACCGGTCGTCAGAAACTGGCTGATGGCCAATCAATATCGAATCTTTGCTGAGCAGATCCTAAAAGAAGACGGCCATATCTATGAAATCATTACGGCTAAAAAGGCCGCCAAACCCGTCACTTATTCAAAATTGGCCCTTCAGTTTGGTCCATTTTTATTACAAGAAAAATCGCCGGTGTTCGTTGAAAAATGGCAGGAAGAAATTGGCCTGCTAAAGCGGGTGATTAAGAATATGCGTCAGGCCACCACTCCCGATACGGCAAAAATGGCGGCCATTCAGGCAGAAATTAAACTAATCAATGAGGTGATCAAGGTTGAAAGCTAAGCAGTTAATTGAAAGATTTGAGCAATTTGCCCCCAAAAAGTTGGCAATGGAAAATGATCCGGTCGGCTTACAAATCGGTTCACTCAATCAGGAAATTCACAAAGTCATGACCACTTTGGATGTTCGCCCGGAAGTCGTCGATGAGGCGATTGCCAACCACGTTGACTTTATTTTTGCTCATCACCCGGTGATGTTTCATCCAGCTCATAATCTTGATCTCGATGACCCGCAAAATGCGATGTACGCTAAAATAATTGCCAACCACATCACTGTTTACGCTGCCCACACTAATTTGGACGCTGCTGACGGTGGGATGAATGATTGGCTTGCCGAAGCACTTCAGTTAAACAATCTAAGTGGGATGGTCCCTGCCTATGATGAATCGGTCTTTCGATTAACCGTGCAAGTGCCTAAAGTCTATGCGACGGCTGTTAGAATGTCGCTTGTCGATGCCGGTGCGCAAGCCAGTGCCGCTCAGTACAGTGGATACACCTACGAAATTGACGGGACAGTCTACTATGTTCCCAAGGCCGGCGCCGATCCAACCATGGGGACTGCCGGTGAACCAAATGAAATCGAAGACTCGCGATTGGAATTTGAAGTTCCCGAAAGAAATCTTCATCAAGTTCTGAAGACTTTGTCAGATGTTCATCCGCTGGAAAAACCACTTTACAATTTGATTCGCCTGGAAGACAAGAAGCACCATTTTACGATGGGTCGAATCGGTGATTTGCCGCACAGCATGTCTGTCCAGGAATTGGCTGAAGACTGTAAGCAGACCTTTGGGGTTTCCGGCCTTCGGGTAATCGCTTCTGACCTGGCTCAGCCGATCAAACGAGTTGCCATTCTTGGTGGCGATGGCGGCAAGTTCTTCCACTTGGCTCAGCAGAAGGGCGCCGACGCATATGTCACCGGGGATGTTTATTATCATACCGGCCACGACATGTTGGCTGCCAATTTCCCGGTGATCGACCCTGGCCACCACATTGAAAGTATTTGTATTCCCAAATTGGCCGAGCTGTTCAAACAGTGGTCCGACCAGTATCACTGGCAGCTGGCTATTTATCAGTCAACCATCAATACCGATCCATTCACATTTATGTAGATAAAAGGAGATAACTGTCATGGCAAAATACGCCGAATTAATTCCCAACTTTTTAACGTTTGTAAAGATTAATACCCGTTCTGATCCTCAATCAACGAGCATTCCGTCCTCTGATAGAGAGACAGAGTTTTTGAATCAACTAAAGGATCGTCTGACTAAAATGGGCTTAAAAGACGTTCACACCAACGAGCAAAGTGCCTATGTCTTTGCGACGCTTCCAGGAAACGTCGACAAATCCGTTCCAACCGTTGGCTTCATTTCACATATTGATACGGCTGATTTTAATGCTGAAAATATTCAACCACAAATTGTTGAGAATTATGATGGCCATTCTGTCATTAAACTTGATGAGAAGGGTGAATATACGCTGGACCCCAAAGTCTTTCCAAGTTTGAAGAAGTATGCAGGCCAAACCCTGATTACCACGGACGGGTCAACGTTGTTGGGTGCTGATGACAAAGCCGGCGTAGCAGAGATTGTTGCTGCAATCACTTATTTACAAGCCCATCCGGAAGTCAAACATGGCGACATTAAGATTGCCTTTGGTCCGGATGAAGAAATTGGTACCGGCGCCGACCATTTTGACGTTAAAGATTTCGGCGCAGATGTTGCTTACACCGTCGATGGCGGCCCACTTGGGGATTTGAATTACGAAACCTTTAATGCCGCCGATGCAAAAGTCGTGATCAAAGGAACCGATGTTCATCCAGCTGAGGCCAAGGGTATTATGGTCAATGCCATCCAAGTTGGAATGGATTTCCACGCCGCCTTACCTGACTTTGACCGTCCTGAAAAGACCCAGGATCGGGAGGGATTCTTCCATCTGTATGATTTCCAGGGAACCGTCGACCACACCGAAATGGGCTACATCATCCGTGACCATGATCGAGATCGCTTTGAAGCTCGAAAACGACTTTTCAAGGGGATTGCCAACCAGATGAACAGTGACTTTGGTGAGGACCGGGTTAAGGTGACCATCAAGGACCAGTATTACAACATGGGAGAAATTATCAAAAAGGATCCAACACCGGTAAAAATTGCTGAACAGGCGATGAAGAACGTTGACGTTACACCGCATGTTTTCCCGGTTCGTGGCGGAACGGACGGGTCTAAGATTTCTTACATGGGACTGCCGACGCCGAATATTTTCGCTGGCGGTGAGAATATGCATGGCCGTTTTGAATACGTGTCTGAGCAAACCATGGAAAAAGCGGTTGACGTGGTACTGGAAATCGCCAAATTATACGCTGAAAAGTAATAGGTCAAAAAAGGTCAAATTATTGTTCAGGGCATTCAAAATTTGATAGTATAGCGTTAGTGGTTTGGAATGAAAAGAATGATTTTTGTTTCGAACCTTTTTATTAGAACGAATTCTTGAAACATTAGTCAACTAAAATACATTAATAAGGTGATAATTTAATGAATCCTGATAATTTAACGGAAGCCGTCACGCAGGCAATTTCTCAGGCCCAACAGATTGCGGCTACTCGAAAACAGCAAAACATTACCGTGGCCCATTTATTCAAATTCTTGGTTCAACCCGGCGAGTTGGCCCGAGAGATTTATTCTCAACTCGGATTGAATTTGGGAGATCTGAATGATGAACTGGATGCTGAAATTGATGCCATCGCGACGGTTGAAGGCAGCAACATTAATTATGGTCAGTCACTCTCTTCCAATTTATACGAACTGTTGCAGAATGCTGAACAGATTAAAAATGAATTTGGCGATACCTACATCGCTGTTGACACCTTAACGATTGCTGTGATGCAGTTACACGGTGACAAATTTGCCGATTATCTTTCTCAACAAGGTATTACCGAGCAAAAGGTGCGCAACGTTGTGGAAAAAATTCGTGGCGGCCAAAAGGTGACGACCAAGAATCAAGAGGACAGTTATCAATCACTTGAAAAATATGGGACGGATTTAGTCCAGGCTGCCCGTGACAATAAGCTCGGTCCAATTATCGGTCGGGACGAGGAAATTCTCGATGTGATTCGGATTCTTTCCCGAAAGACTAAGAATAACCCGGTCCTGATCGGGGCGCCCGGTGTCGGCAAAACGGCGGTCGTTGAAGGCTTGGCAATGCGAATTGCCTCTAACGACGTCCCGGAAAACTTGAAGAATAAAACCATTTTTCAATTGGATATGGGATCATTAATCGCCGGCGCCAAGTACCGGGGCGAATTTGAAGAGCGATTGCAGGCGGTGTTAAAAGAGGTCAAAAAAGCCGAGGGCCAAATCATCATGTTCATCGATGAGATTCATAACATCGTCGGTGCTGGTAAAGCTGAGGGGAGTATGGATGCCGGCAATATCCTAAAGCCGATGTTAGCTCGTGGCGAATTGCATTTAATTGGGGCCACCACGATTGACGAATACCGGAAGTACATGGAAAAAGACAAGGCTCTTGAGCGTCGTTTCCAACGGGTCATGGTCCACGAACCCTCCGTTGGAGATACGGTGACAATTCTGCGTGGCTT
Above is a genomic segment from Lentilactobacillus buchneri containing:
- the ybeY gene encoding rRNA maturation RNase YbeY, whose protein sequence is MDLEIYDKTEKGVSEKDQKLIRDVLEFAGSYIHLADNTEMSVTLVNNDEIHQINKKYRGVDRATDVISFAIEDDDDDDDFPIVMDEELKESIPENIGDIFVSVDKVAEQADYLGHSFERELGFLCVHGFLHLNGYDHMKKADADVMFPLQKEILNAYGLKR
- a CDS encoding diacylglycerol kinase family protein encodes the protein MDSKDNRKPQLDKNKSFLQSVGHALEGIKRLLLEERNFRIDLVVAIIVLTFAIVMKISINEWLWLFAAFFSVIGSEVLNTVVENVVDLIVGHHFDALAKRAKDVAAGGVLLSALFAVIIGMLIFVPRFIALLN
- the era gene encoding GTPase Era, with amino-acid sequence MDNPDFHSGFIAIVGRPNVGKSTFLNRVIGQKIAIMSDKPQTTRNKIQGVYTTKEAQIVFIDTPGIHKPQNKLGDFMMESALSALKEVDAVLFMVNATEHRGAGDNFIIDQLKNVDKPIYLLINKIDEISPDDIMPIIEQHKNALEFKDVYPISALQGNNVPELIDTLIKELPNGPQYYPADEVTDHPERFVISELIREKVLELTRQEIPHSTAVVIESIKTEDSLLRIRATIIVERDGQKGIVIGKGGSMLKKIGTLARKDIENMMGNKVFLELWVKVEPHWRDKANLLNSYGYRKDNY
- the recO gene encoding DNA repair protein RecO, translating into MSKGQRTDFNGILLYTKAYREHDLLIKFLTREFGKKMFLVRGAKRPRFKMRSAILPFTYGLYGGDIKESGLSYILNDKQLVHFQNISEDITKNAYATYIMSLIDMAYPDGEPIATWYDKLLTGLQLIDQGFDEQIITNIFEVQLLNAYGVAPNWVDCTICHRTDLPFDYSEAYGGLLCQNHWNKDPYRMHLDARTIYYLRLFSVVDLSKLTHIKVNDRTKKALREVLDQIYSRSVGVVPKSKHFIDQLGKFKL
- the glyQ gene encoding glycine--tRNA ligase subunit alpha; amino-acid sequence: MTEKLSVQEIILRLQQYWSAQGCMLMQAYDTEKGAGTMSPYTFLRAIGPEPWNAAYVEPSRRPADGRYGENPNRLYQHHQFQVIMKPSPENIQELYLNSLKELGINPLEHDIRFVEDNWENPSMGCAGVGWEVWLDGMEITQFTYFQIVGGLEMDPVASEITYGLERLSSYVQDVNSVFDLNWSDDVKYGDIFKEPEYEHSKYSFEVSNQEMLLTLFNDYEREAKRLLDQDLVHPAYDYILKCSHTFNLLDARGAVSVTERAGYLSRIRNLARSVAKEFVEARKRLGFPLIKDEKKRQALLKDDKEEK
- the glyS gene encoding glycine--tRNA ligase subunit beta gives rise to the protein MANNFLLEIGLEEIPAHVVTPSIKQLKKRASDFLKDQRISFAEIKTFSTPRRLALYITDLADKQPDIDKSVKGPAKKIAQDSDGNWTKAAIGFSRGQGATPDDITFKDVKGVEYVFVEKHIAGKSLKEILPGMKDVITAMTFPTMMKWGTYSFEYVRPIKWLVALLNDKVIPFKILDVDTDRMTSGHRFIGKDIELANADEYEEKLTEQYVVADAVKRKELITKQINKIAADNNWQINLDPDLLEEVNNLVEWPTAFFGNFDEKYLAIPDEVLITSMKDHQRFFYVTDQDGKLLPHFISVRNGNDYDIQNVVAGNEKVLTARLDDAMFFYQEDQKKSIADYVERLKKVSFHDKISTMYEKMQRVQVISKHLGNLAGLSEQELKDLERAASIYKFDLVTGMVGEFAELQGVMGDKYALLKGEDQAVATAISEHYMPISANGELPKTNVGSILAIADKLDSILTFFAAGMIPSGSNDPYALRRQATGVVRIVADKQLNFDLDQTLNLLIDREDQASVAPKLDMKAQVPAVSDFVKDRIKQYLDDLGVRYDIADAVTSGSHTNILFNIASAKTLQDHKDDPDFKDIIESLTRVQRIAKKGAFKADDLTVDPALFENDSEKALNQAVAAAAKDYTHQSAEEDFGRLAQLKDKINDYFDATMVMAKDEKLKNNHLRQLTMIANMIMYLGDLDKLVVKG